Proteins co-encoded in one Papaver somniferum cultivar HN1 chromosome 5, ASM357369v1, whole genome shotgun sequence genomic window:
- the LOC113283181 gene encoding uncharacterized protein LOC113283181 isoform X1 has protein sequence MGSLIPETARKVFTSETLRSAAKQSERLHIVPLRLRRAIKKYLREQENPHMKRNVLSLSQSFANIKSDNETLNASTSRALVEDPLRSQNQLGKRWKIKTSYGDSGLKYRDVETLAYVASRMPAVYSACHRIFREVRRRLPGFEPTTVLDFGSGTGSALWALREMWPHSLEKINLVEPSKAMQRAAQSLISGMKGLPLIKSYDSIQALNQNIDKSEREHDLVIASYVLGEIPSLQDRITVVRQLWDLTRDVLVLVEPGTPQGFDIISQMRSHILWLEKRRCRKSNDASSDALEDLRSSKKGAFVVAPCGHDGACPLENTGTFCHFVQRMQRTSSQRLYKRSNGKPLRGYEDEKFCFVVLRRGQRSSVQWPLDDTKFETLKELSAKIPEEFESDSGLYPLSDDRFDFGEDEEMSNEEDPVSCNSDVPEDAADKDDEENLVPYNSDASEDAVDSEDAVDKYEDEEVEECPADLGTGWGRIIFAPMKRGKQVMMHVCRSVKQDGSEGALERVIVTRSKNPALHRLAKKSFWGDLWPLKWEDKQTALSQQNRAAKSKSLVPPL, from the exons ATGGGATCTTTGATACCTGAAACAGCACGAAAGGTCTTTACATCAGAAACCCTAAGATCAGCAGCAAAACAATCAGAACGTCTTCATATTGTTCCTCTCCGACTTCGTAGAGCCATTAAGAAATACCTTCGAG AGCAGGAAAACCCGCATATGAAGAGAAATGTACTGAGTTTAAGTCAATCTTTTGCTAATATAAAGAGTGATAATGAAACCCTGAATGCAAGTACCTCGAGGGCATTGGTTGAAGACCCTTTGAGATCCCAAAACCAGTTAgggaaaagatggaaaattaagACTTCCTATGGTGATAGTGGATTGAAGTACAGAGATGTTGAAACATTAGCTTATGTTGCCTCTCGAATGCCCGCAGTTTATTCAGCTTGTCATAGAATTTTTAGAGAG GTTAGGAGGAGATTACCTGGTTTTGAACCTACTACTGTTTTGGATTTTGGGTCTGGTACTGGTTCTGCTCTGTG GGCTCTGAGGGAAATGTGGCCTCACTCGCTGGAGAAAATTAACTTAGTAGAGCCATCTAAGGCGATGCAACGAGCAGCTCAAAGCCTTATATCAG GTATGAAGGGCTTGCCACTTATTAAGAGTTACGATAGCATTCAAGCACTAAACCAAAATATCGATAAATCTGAGAGGGAACACGACCTCGTCATTGCA TCGTACGTTCTTGGTGAGATACCGTCGCTCCAAGATAGAATTACAGTTGTTCGGCAGCTTTGGGATCTTACACGAGATGTCCTG GTTTTGGTTGAGCCGGGAACACCTCAAGGGTTTGACATCATATCTCAAATGCGGTCTCATATTCTTTGGCTGGAAAAAAGG AGATGCCGCAAATCTAATGACGCTTCTTCCGATGCTCTGGAGGACCTAAGGAGTTCAAAAAAGGGTGcatttgttgttgctcct TGTGGACACGATGGAGCTTGCCCTCTAGAAAATACTGGAACATTTTGTCATTTTGTTCAACGCATGCAGAGGACATCTTCGCAACGTTTGTACAAG AGATCCAACGGTAAACCTTTACGTGGTTACGAGGATGAGAAATTCTGCTTTGTTGTTCTTAGAAGGGGGCAGAGGTCAAG TGTCCAGTGGCCGCTTGATGATACAAAATTTGAAACTTTAAAGGAACTAAGTGCCAAAATTCCTGAAGAATTTGAGAGTGACTCTG gattATACCCTTTATCAGATGACCGATTTGATTTTGGCGAAGATGAGGAAATGTCAAACGAAGAAGATCCAGTTTCCTGTAATTCCGATGTTCCAGAAGATGCAGCAGATAAAGATGACGAAGAAAATTTAGTTCCCTACAACTCTGATGCTTCAGAGGATGCAGTGGATTCAGAAGATGCAGTGGATAAATATGAAGACGAGGAAGTTGAAGAATGCCCGGCTGATCTTGGAACTGGTTGGGGTCGGATTATATTTGCACCCATGAAAAGGGGTAAACAAGTTATGATGCATGTTTGTCGATCCGTCAAACAAGATGGTTCCGAGGGTGCTTTGGAGCGTGTTATTGTGACACGGTCTAAAAATCCCGCCTTACACCGTCTAGCTAAGAAGTCGTTTTGGGGAGATTTATGGCCCTTGAAGTGGGAAGACAAACAGACGGCATTATCCCAACAAAATAGGGCAGCCAAAAGCAAAAGTTTGGTACCTCCCCTTTGA
- the LOC113283181 gene encoding uncharacterized protein LOC113283181 isoform X2 → MGSLIPETARKVFTSETLRSAAKQSERLHIVPLRLRRAIKKYLREQENPHMKRNVLSLSQSFANIKSDNETLNASTSRALVEDPLRSQNQLGKRWKIKTSYGDSGLKYRDVETLAYVASRMPAVYSACHRIFREVRRRLPGFEPTTVLDFGSGTGSALWALREMWPHSLEKINLVEPSKAMQRAAQSLISGMKGLPLIKSYDSIQALNQNIDKSEREHDLVIASYVLGEIPSLQDRITVVRQLWDLTRDVLVLVEPGTPQGFDIISQMRSHILWLEKRRCRKSNDASSDALEDLRSSKKGAFVVAPCGHDGACPLENTGTFCHFVQRMQRTSSQRLYKRSNGKPLRGYEDEKFCFVVLRRGQRSSVQWPLDDTKFETLKELSAKIPEEFESDSDDRFDFGEDEEMSNEEDPVSCNSDVPEDAADKDDEENLVPYNSDASEDAVDSEDAVDKYEDEEVEECPADLGTGWGRIIFAPMKRGKQVMMHVCRSVKQDGSEGALERVIVTRSKNPALHRLAKKSFWGDLWPLKWEDKQTALSQQNRAAKSKSLVPPL, encoded by the exons ATGGGATCTTTGATACCTGAAACAGCACGAAAGGTCTTTACATCAGAAACCCTAAGATCAGCAGCAAAACAATCAGAACGTCTTCATATTGTTCCTCTCCGACTTCGTAGAGCCATTAAGAAATACCTTCGAG AGCAGGAAAACCCGCATATGAAGAGAAATGTACTGAGTTTAAGTCAATCTTTTGCTAATATAAAGAGTGATAATGAAACCCTGAATGCAAGTACCTCGAGGGCATTGGTTGAAGACCCTTTGAGATCCCAAAACCAGTTAgggaaaagatggaaaattaagACTTCCTATGGTGATAGTGGATTGAAGTACAGAGATGTTGAAACATTAGCTTATGTTGCCTCTCGAATGCCCGCAGTTTATTCAGCTTGTCATAGAATTTTTAGAGAG GTTAGGAGGAGATTACCTGGTTTTGAACCTACTACTGTTTTGGATTTTGGGTCTGGTACTGGTTCTGCTCTGTG GGCTCTGAGGGAAATGTGGCCTCACTCGCTGGAGAAAATTAACTTAGTAGAGCCATCTAAGGCGATGCAACGAGCAGCTCAAAGCCTTATATCAG GTATGAAGGGCTTGCCACTTATTAAGAGTTACGATAGCATTCAAGCACTAAACCAAAATATCGATAAATCTGAGAGGGAACACGACCTCGTCATTGCA TCGTACGTTCTTGGTGAGATACCGTCGCTCCAAGATAGAATTACAGTTGTTCGGCAGCTTTGGGATCTTACACGAGATGTCCTG GTTTTGGTTGAGCCGGGAACACCTCAAGGGTTTGACATCATATCTCAAATGCGGTCTCATATTCTTTGGCTGGAAAAAAGG AGATGCCGCAAATCTAATGACGCTTCTTCCGATGCTCTGGAGGACCTAAGGAGTTCAAAAAAGGGTGcatttgttgttgctcct TGTGGACACGATGGAGCTTGCCCTCTAGAAAATACTGGAACATTTTGTCATTTTGTTCAACGCATGCAGAGGACATCTTCGCAACGTTTGTACAAG AGATCCAACGGTAAACCTTTACGTGGTTACGAGGATGAGAAATTCTGCTTTGTTGTTCTTAGAAGGGGGCAGAGGTCAAG TGTCCAGTGGCCGCTTGATGATACAAAATTTGAAACTTTAAAGGAACTAAGTGCCAAAATTCCTGAAGAATTTGAGAGTGACTCTG ATGACCGATTTGATTTTGGCGAAGATGAGGAAATGTCAAACGAAGAAGATCCAGTTTCCTGTAATTCCGATGTTCCAGAAGATGCAGCAGATAAAGATGACGAAGAAAATTTAGTTCCCTACAACTCTGATGCTTCAGAGGATGCAGTGGATTCAGAAGATGCAGTGGATAAATATGAAGACGAGGAAGTTGAAGAATGCCCGGCTGATCTTGGAACTGGTTGGGGTCGGATTATATTTGCACCCATGAAAAGGGGTAAACAAGTTATGATGCATGTTTGTCGATCCGTCAAACAAGATGGTTCCGAGGGTGCTTTGGAGCGTGTTATTGTGACACGGTCTAAAAATCCCGCCTTACACCGTCTAGCTAAGAAGTCGTTTTGGGGAGATTTATGGCCCTTGAAGTGGGAAGACAAACAGACGGCATTATCCCAACAAAATAGGGCAGCCAAAAGCAAAAGTTTGGTACCTCCCCTTTGA
- the LOC113283182 gene encoding probable alkaline/neutral invertase F — translation MDIGLKENGLISHGTAASENDQEHDISKLLDKPPRPVKIERKRSFDERSLCSELSIGRALDFETHSPGGRSVFDTPGSFARHSFEPHLMVAEAWEALRRSLVFFNGQPVGTIAAYDHQSEEVLNYDQVFVRDFVPSALAFLMNGEPEIVKNFILKTIHLQGWEKKIDRFKLGAGAMPASFKVLHDPIRKSDSLVADFGESAIGRVAPVDSGFWWIILLRAYTKSTGDSSLAETPECQKGMKLILDLCLSEGFDTFPTLLCADGCSMIDRRMGVYGYPIEIQALFFMALRCALAMLNHDKEGEEFMERISKRLHALSYHMRSYFWLDFQQLNDIYQYKTEEYSHTAVNKFNVIPDSIPDWVFEFMPTRGGYFIGNVSPAKMDFRWFLLGNCVAILSSLATPEQSSAIMDLIEARWEELVGEMPLKITYPALENHEWRIVTGCDPKNTRWSYHNGGSWPVLLWFLTAACIKTGRPHIARRAVDMVERRLAGDSWPEYYDGKLGRYVGKQARKYQTWSIAGYLVAKMMLEDPTHLGLISLEEDKQMKPLTMRRSSSWSCTDQATLEEDVQAVTKLQRNDKGSKSKIRK, via the exons ATGGATATTGGTCTAAAAGAGAATGGTCTGATTAGCCATGGAACTGCTGCTTCAGAAAATGATCAAGAACATGATATATCAAAGCTTCTTGACAAGCCACCAAGGCCTGTGAAAATTGAAAGAAAGAGATCTTTCGATGAGAGGTCTTTATGTAGTGAGTTGTCTATTGGTAGAGCACTAGACTTTGAAACACACTCTCCCGGAGGACGTTCTGTTTTTGATACTCCGGGATCATTTGCCAGACATTCATTCGAACCTCATTTGATGGTTGCTGAAGCTTGGGAGGCTTTACGCCGTTCGCTGGTCTTCTTCAACGGACAACCGGTTGGAACCATCGCAGCTTATGATCACCAGTCTGAGGAAGTTCTTAACTACGATCAG GTTTTCGTTCGTGATTTTGTACCGAGTGCTTTGGCATTTTTAATGAATGGTGAACCTGAAATAGTAAAGAATTTCATATTGAAAACCATTCACCTCCAAGGATGGGAGAAGAAAATAGATCGGTTTAAGCTCGGAGCAGGTGCAATGCCAGCAAGTTTTAAAGTGCTTCATGATCCTATAAGGAAATCAGATTCTTTAGTTGCAGATTTTGGTGAGAGTGCAATAGGGAGAGTTGCACCGGTTGATTCTGGTTTTTGGTGGATTATTTTGCTCCGTGCGTATACAAAATCTACTGGAGATTCGTCTTTGGCAGAAACACCTGAATGTCAAAAGGGAATGAAGCTTATACTGGATCTATGTTTGTCAGAGGGATTTGATACTTTCCCGACGTTGCTCTGTGCCGACGGATGCTCCATGATTGATAGGAGAATG GGAGTTTACGGTTATCCGATTGAAATTCAAGCATTATTCTTCATGGCCTTGAGGTGTGCTTTAGCAATGCTTAATCATGACAAAGAAGGGGAAGAATTCATGGAGAGGATTTCAAAACGTTTGCATGCACTTAGCTACCATATGCGAAGTTACTTCTGGCTAGACTTCCAACAGCTTAACGATATATATCAATACAAAACAGAAGAGTATTCTCACACAGCAGTTAACAAATTTAACGTCATTCCTGACTCAATTCCAGATTGGGTTTTTGAGTTTATGCCAACTCGCGGTGGTTATTTCATTGGAAACGTCAGTCCGGCAAAGATGGATTTCCGGTGGTTCCTTTTAGGTAATTGTGTTGCTATCCTATCATCTTTAGCAACTCCAGAGCAATCCAGTGCAATAATGGATCTTATCGAAGCTCGTTGGGAAGAACTAGTTGGAGAGATGCCTCTTAAAATCACATATCCAGCACTTGAAAACCATGAATGGCGAATTGTGACAGGTTGTGACCCCAAGAATACTAGATGGAGTTACCACAATGGTGGATCTTGGCCAG TGCTTTTATGGTTTTTAACGGCTGCCTGTATAAAGACTGGAAGACCCCACATTGCAAGACGAGCAGTCGACATGGTCGAGAGAAGATTGGCAGGGGACAGTTGGCCAGAATATTATGATGGCAAACTTGGTAGATATGTAGGCAAACAAGCCAGGAAATACCAGACATGGTCTATTGCAGGATACTTGGTAGCAAAAATGATGTTGGAAGATCCAACTCATTTGGGTTTGATTTCACTTGAAGAAGACAAGCAGATGAAACCATTGACGATGAGGAGATCAAGTTCATGGTCTTGCACTGACCAAGCAACTTTGGAAGAAGATGTACAAGCAGTAACAAAATTACAAAGAAACGATAAGGGGAGTAAATCAAAAATTAGAAAATGA